One stretch of Amycolatopsis sp. NBC_00345 DNA includes these proteins:
- a CDS encoding type VII secretion-associated protein: MTVRVAVDFGTSSTCVVISVNGREPQVVVIDGLPLMSSAVYAAADGTLFVGQEAERQAAIDPSRYEPNPKRRIDEGELLLGDSVLRVTDVVHAVLGRVVTEARRIVGDAEVDLLVLTHPADWGAIRTRLLRQAAGRLAREVALVPEPVAAAVYHAATFAPAAQADDRTVEFSGRPGDALAVLDLGGGTVDVSVVQRLPEAPHDRARRPSPGAAQAGVPPRGGFQVLATRGDPSFGGADIDQALLEHVGSLVSAADPDAWRQLVEGRELTDRRRRRVLRQDVRGAKETLSRHAYTDVPMPSPFADAHVTREDLERLITAPLGRAVELTSAAIAEAGLRPKQLTAIFLVGGSSRIPMISRLVHERTGVVPTSLDQPETVVARGALRAVLVDPDRTGALPGSSVARLGGTQDQHGERTEVVRPRELPRDGRADAESRTELLSRPGRTPSGPIPVVRPPSPGRSGYGGPVPGGVANAVPGGAGPALGGGPSGGPALGGGRGGGPVGPNAVRPGGMSQPGRAPWAPSPGRDDAEANGRKRRSKLLWIVPAAVALLVAGLVVFLTTRTSDQSGTAQGRTYAQYDFSLVAPEDWVQTSDQVAQRQVILHPQESAGGNDLVVAQEYVMDYDATADRQRLITALRAEAGSQEKYSGFDPGMTYGGRTVVGYHETKGDQLQVDWYVVVQGKFRVHVGCQYNVPALRQRVAAACDQVVRTLKITS, from the coding sequence GTGACGGTGCGGGTGGCGGTGGACTTCGGGACATCGAGCACCTGCGTCGTCATCTCCGTCAACGGCCGCGAACCGCAGGTCGTGGTGATCGACGGGTTGCCGCTGATGTCGTCGGCGGTCTACGCGGCCGCCGACGGCACGCTGTTCGTCGGCCAGGAGGCCGAGCGGCAGGCGGCCATCGACCCGTCGCGGTACGAGCCGAACCCGAAGCGGCGGATCGACGAGGGCGAGCTGCTGCTCGGCGACTCCGTGCTGCGGGTCACCGACGTCGTGCACGCCGTGCTGGGCCGGGTGGTGACCGAGGCCCGGCGGATCGTGGGCGACGCCGAGGTCGACCTGCTTGTCCTCACCCACCCAGCCGACTGGGGCGCGATCCGCACCCGGCTGCTCCGCCAGGCCGCGGGCCGGCTGGCGCGGGAGGTCGCGCTGGTACCCGAGCCGGTCGCCGCGGCGGTGTACCACGCGGCCACGTTCGCGCCGGCCGCGCAGGCTGACGACCGCACGGTCGAGTTCAGCGGCCGTCCCGGCGACGCGCTCGCGGTGCTGGACCTCGGCGGCGGCACGGTGGACGTCAGCGTGGTGCAGCGGCTGCCGGAAGCGCCGCACGACCGGGCGCGGCGGCCGTCGCCCGGAGCCGCTCAGGCCGGGGTGCCCCCGCGCGGCGGGTTCCAGGTGCTGGCCACCCGCGGTGACCCGAGCTTCGGCGGCGCTGACATCGACCAGGCGCTGCTGGAGCACGTCGGCTCGCTGGTGTCGGCCGCCGATCCCGACGCGTGGCGTCAGCTGGTGGAGGGCCGTGAGCTGACCGACCGGCGGCGCCGGCGCGTGCTGCGCCAGGACGTCCGCGGCGCGAAAGAGACGCTCTCCCGGCACGCCTACACCGACGTGCCGATGCCATCGCCGTTCGCCGACGCGCACGTGACGCGTGAGGATCTGGAGCGGCTGATCACGGCGCCGCTGGGCCGCGCGGTCGAACTCACCAGCGCGGCCATCGCCGAAGCGGGACTGCGGCCGAAGCAGCTGACGGCGATCTTCCTCGTCGGCGGGTCCAGCCGGATCCCGATGATCTCGCGGCTCGTGCACGAGCGCACCGGCGTCGTGCCGACGAGCCTGGACCAGCCGGAGACCGTGGTGGCGCGAGGCGCGCTGCGCGCGGTGCTCGTGGACCCGGACCGGACCGGCGCGTTGCCCGGCTCGTCCGTGGCGCGCCTTGGCGGGACTCAGGACCAGCACGGGGAACGCACCGAGGTCGTCCGCCCGCGGGAGCTGCCGCGCGATGGCCGGGCCGACGCCGAGAGCCGCACGGAGCTGCTGTCGCGGCCGGGGCGCACGCCGTCGGGGCCGATCCCGGTCGTGCGCCCGCCGTCGCCGGGTCGGAGCGGTTACGGCGGCCCGGTGCCCGGTGGCGTCGCGAACGCGGTGCCCGGTGGCGCCGGACCCGCGCTCGGCGGCGGGCCCAGCGGTGGGCCCGCGTTGGGCGGTGGACGCGGTGGCGGCCCCGTCGGCCCGAACGCCGTCCGTCCGGGCGGGATGTCGCAGCCGGGGCGCGCACCGTGGGCGCCGTCGCCAGGCCGCGACGACGCCGAGGCGAACGGCAGGAAGCGGCGCTCGAAGCTGCTGTGGATCGTGCCCGCCGCGGTGGCCCTGCTCGTCGCGGGGCTCGTGGTGTTCCTGACGACCCGGACGAGCGACCAGTCCGGCACGGCGCAGGGCCGGACGTACGCGCAGTACGATTTCAGCCTTGTCGCGCCCGAAGACTGGGTGCAGACGAGCGACCAGGTCGCCCAGCGGCAGGTGATCCTGCACCCGCAGGAGTCCGCCGGGGGCAACGATCTCGTCGTCGCGCAGGAGTACGTCATGGACTATGACGCGACGGCGGACCGGCAGCGGCTCATCACCGCATTGCGGGCCGAAGCGGGTAGTCAGGAGAAGTACAGCGGATTCGATCCCGGCATGACCTATGGTGGCCGCACCGTCGTCGGCTACCACGAGACCAAGGGCGACCAGTTACAGGTCGACTGGTACGTGGTCGTGCAGGGGAAGTTCCGCGTGCACGTCGGCTGTCAGTACAACGTGCCGGCGTTGCGACAGCGTGTCGCCGCGGCCTGTGACCAGGTCGTGCGAACGCTGAAGATCACCAGCTGA